A region from the Mya arenaria isolate MELC-2E11 chromosome 2, ASM2691426v1 genome encodes:
- the LOC128213675 gene encoding uncharacterized protein K02A2.6-like, with product MEMYGVSIPKMDWESTNLPQAWDKFQRDTELVFSGPLKNKSDEEKASYVLLWVGDKGRDIRQTWTTISETDAKKPATFFKKFKEYVQPKLNPIFARFKFNNIVQGADNFESFVTKLRLAATDCQFTSSDEMIRDRIVFGISSAKLREKLINEGEKLSLDKAVQIAQNFEYAREQMRTMTTTSGEEAHSSAVYQVRRHPNERYRKYQPERPAAAYKPRDDNKNCGNCGNKHSRTANCPAKGKQCHAYKKWNHFAQMCRTNEVTKRVNELRVDYESSCESDDDAFYVDTVKTAGKLVSQAHATVIIGPVKKPIKFKIDTGSMVNILPNNVYRQLKVHGPLSIASHKLTSYTGDSLKVLGTVDLPCGYKEHMVTATFYIVETNSQPLLSLTTSVDLELIKLTYAVDKSSSKHDIVTEYNDIFQGVGLLPGKCQLHLRKDAIPVVNATRRVPYAIKDKLRQELDQMEQESIICKVTEPTEWVNSLVCVEKPQTGKLRICIDPKHLNEALLRPHYPMRTLEEVTSDISGARYFSVLDAKSGYWSIELTEESSYMCTFGSPFGRYRFLRLPFGIKSSQDEFQRRMDECLEGLTGVKCIVDDILVHGKTLEEHDTNLRNVLGRCRETGIRLNPDKSKIGLTKSRTLVIFLHPTDSNQTLTKWHPSYK from the coding sequence ATGGAGATGTATGGGGTGTCAATTCCCAAAATGGATTGGGAAAGCACGAACTTACCTCAAGCCTGGGATAAGTTTCAAAGGGACACCGAACTAGTGTTCTCTGGGCCCCTAAAGAACAAAAGTGACGAAGAGAAAGCGTCGTACGTCCTTCTTTGGGTCGGAGACAAAGGAAGGGATATTCGCCAGACGTGGACGACAATTAGCGAGACTGACGCTAAAAAGCCGGCAacgttttttaagaaattcaaGGAATACGTCCAGCCGAAACTTAACCCGATATTTGCCAGGTTCAAGTTTAACAACATAGTTCAAGGTGCTGACAATTTTGAATCATTCGTTACAAAACTGAGATTAGCGGCGACAGATTGCCAGTTTACCAGCTCAGACGAAATGATTCGCGATCGGATCGTTTTTGGAATTTCGTCGGCCAAACTGCGCGAGAAGCTTATTAACGAAGGAGAGAAACTGTCGCTGGACAAAGCTGTTCAAATAGCACAGAACTTTGAATACGCCAGAGAGCAGATGCGAACCATGACGACGACTTCCGGCGAAGAAGCCCATTCTTCAGCTGTATACCAGGTGCGGCGGCACCCAAATGAGCGATACCGGAAGTACCAGCCAGAGAGACCAGCTGCGGCGTATAAGCCGAGGGACGACAACAAAAACTGTGGTAATTGTGGAAACAAACATTCAAGGACAGCCAACTGCCCTGCAAAGGGAAAACAATGCCATGCGTATAAAAAGTGGAACCACTTTGCACAAATGTGTCGTACAAATGAGGTGACCAAAAGGGTAAACGAACTGAGAGTGGATTATGAATCAAGTTGTGAATCAGACGACGATGCATTCTATGTGGACACCGTGAAAACAGCAGGTAAGTTGGTTTCACAAGCCCATGCCACTGTTATCATTGGCCCCGTCAAGAAACCTATAAAGTTCAAAATTGACACAGGCTCTATGGTGAACATTTTGCCTAACAATGTTTACAGGCAGCTTAAAGTTCACGGCCCCTTATCAATAGCATCACACAAGCTGACCTCTTACACTGGGGATTCTCTGAAAGTACTCGGCACAGTAGACTTGCCATGTGGCTACAAAGAGCACATGGTAACAGCCACTTTTTACATTGTAGAAACAAATTCCCAACCTCTACTCTCGCTGACTACGTCTGTTGACTTAGAGCTCATCAAACTGACATACGCTGTCGATAAATCGTCCTCTAAACATGACATTGTGACAGaatataatgacatttttcaagGTGTTGGTCTCCTTCCAGGTAAATGTCAATTACACCTGCGAAAAGATGCAATTCCCGTAGTAAACGCTACTAGACGGGTACCGTATGCAATAAAAGACAAACTCAGACAGGAGTTAGATCAAATGGAACAAGAATCGATCATTTGCAAGGTCACAGAGCCAACAGAATGGGTCAATTCTCTTGTTTGTGTAGAGAAACCCCAAACTGGCAAATTACGCATTTGTATAGACCCTAAACACTTAAACGAAGCCCTACTGCGACCTCACTATCCAATGAGAACACTTGAAGAAGTGACCTCTGACATCTCAGGTGCTCGCTACTTCTCTGTGTTGGATGCCAAATCAGGTTACTGGAGTATCGAGTTGACAGAAGAGTCTTCATACATGTGCACATTTGGCAGTCCATTCGGACGGTATAGATTTCTTAGACTTCCTTTTGGAATCAAATCAAGTCAAGACGAATTCCAAAGACGAATGGACGAGTGTTTAGAGGGTCTCACTGGTGTAAAATGCATTGTTGATGACATTCTTGTTCATGGAAAAACGCTAGAGGAACATGACACTAACTTACGCAACGTACTAGGACGATGTAGAGAAACGGGCATTCGACTCAATCCTGACAAATCCAAAATCGGACTGACGAAGTCCCGTACTTTGGTCATATTCTTACATCCGACGGACTCAAACCAGACCCTGACAAAGTGGCATCCATCCTACAAATGA
- the LOC128213683 gene encoding uncharacterized protein K02A2.6-like translates to MSDTKLDEVRISTDKDAELCTLKRVILDGWPDKRTHCPSSVLKYWTFRDELTVTDRMIVKGEKMRSSMLEKIHIGHLGIGKCTSRARDVMFWPGMSSDISDMVQQCDICLTHRSSNNKEPMQPHQIPEQPWQVVATDIFTLDGVDYLVTVDYYSRFFEVDKLSDTKSITVIRKLKTHFARYGICQKVVSDNAAQFTSEQFITFAREWGFEHTTSSPLYPQSNGLAEKTVQTAKRLLRKAKSDNRDPYLAFLEYRNCPLECGYSPSQLLMSRRLRSIIPTVKSLLKPQTVNTDIVQDKINISPKTLLRSDC, encoded by the coding sequence ATGAGCGACACAAAACTAGACGAGGTAAGGATATCGACTGACAAAGACGCCGAACTTTGCACTTTGAAACGTGTCATTCTCGATGGATGGCCTGACAAACGCACACATTGTCCTTCGTCTGTATTGAAATACTGGACATTCAGAGACGAACTAACTGTCACGGACCGTATGATAGTGAAAGGTGAGAAAATGAGATCTTCCATGTTAGAAAAAATTCACATAGGTCATTTAGGAATCGGCAAGTGCACCAGCCGAGCACGTGACGTAATGTTTTGGCCTGGAATGTCGAGTGACATATCCGACATGGTTCAACAATGTGACATTTGCCTGACGCATAGGAGTTCAAATAACAAAGAACCAATGCAACCTCATCAGATTCCAGAACAGCCCTGGCAAGTTGTTGCAACTGACATTTTTACACTGGACGGTGTTGATTACCTCGTTACCGTTGACTATTACTCCAGATTCTTTGAAGTTGACAAATTATCGGACACAAAAAGTATCACCGTAATACGCAAACTAAAGACACATTTTGCTAGATACGGTATCTGCCAAAAAGTTGTCAGCGACAACGCAGCTCAGTTCACATCAGAACAATTCATTACATTTGCGAGGGAATGGGGTTTTGAGCATACGACTTCTAGTCCCCTTTACCCTCAATCTAACGGTCTGGCAGAAAAGACGGTACAGACGGCTAAACGACTGTTACGAAAGGCAAAATCTGACAACAGAGACCCATACTTAGCCTTTCTAGAGTATCGAAACTGCCCACTGGAGTGTGGATACTCTCCCTCTCAACTGCTTATGTCACGACGATTGAGATCTATTATCCCGACGGTAAAATCTCTTCTTAAACCACAGACGGTTAACACAGACATTGTGCAGGACAAGATCAATATATCGCCAAAAACACTACTACGATCAGACTGCTAA